The following proteins are encoded in a genomic region of Mycoplasmopsis columbinasalis:
- a CDS encoding ABC transporter permease, with product MNRFFAFLKHSYVYLILIFTYIPLLFAVIFSFNKPSEKGFLSFSFNSFSNDAYNNLFADGRDTALLNSFIIALCTAILVVSISLVTVYAMWKQRNKKYGAVVKSINNIPLINPDNITAIGLVLVFSILFGSLAATSEGLFRGIVGHAIMALPYGVTLMYPRSEKFNRSLLEASQDLGYNKFKSWFKTYFVYMLPVIIFAGTVAAILSFDDFIILRTITNTSTLGTKLYEGEFQVWALALGSVLMFITIAGNAIYIWRKAHLVKKAKKIKNAQKKGGHNE from the coding sequence ATGAATAGATTTTTTGCCTTTCTTAAACACTCATATGTGTACTTGATTTTAATTTTTACTTACATTCCCCTTTTGTTTGCAGTAATTTTTTCATTCAACAAACCTAGTGAAAAGGGCTTTCTTAGTTTTAGTTTTAATTCCTTTTCAAATGATGCTTACAATAATTTGTTTGCCGACGGACGCGACACAGCGTTGTTAAATAGTTTTATTATTGCGCTTTGCACCGCGATTTTGGTGGTTTCTATTTCACTTGTGACAGTTTATGCAATGTGAAAACAACGTAACAAAAAATACGGTGCTGTAGTTAAAAGTATTAACAATATTCCTTTAATTAACCCTGACAACATTACTGCCATTGGTTTAGTACTTGTGTTTTCAATTTTATTTGGATCACTTGCTGCTACGAGTGAAGGTTTATTTAGAGGAATCGTTGGCCACGCCATCATGGCACTTCCTTACGGTGTAACTCTAATGTATCCTCGCAGCGAAAAATTTAATCGTTCTTTACTCGAGGCTTCGCAAGATTTAGGTTACAACAAATTTAAATCATGATTTAAAACTTATTTTGTGTACATGTTACCAGTAATTATTTTTGCGGGTACAGTTGCTGCAATTCTTTCGTTCGATGACTTTATTATTTTGCGTACAATCACTAACACATCAACTTTAGGTACCAAACTTTACGAAGGTGAATTCCAAGTGTGAGCCTTAGCGCTTGGTTCAGTGTTAATGTTTATTACTATTGCCGGCAACGCAATTTACATCTGAAGAAAAGCACATTTAGTCAAAAAAGCTAAAAAAATTAAAAATGCACAGAAAAAAGGTGGCCACAATGAGTAA
- a CDS encoding ABC transporter ATP-binding protein, protein MSQKINSQHIIELKGVVKEFDDKLVLDHVDLKINRGEFVTLLGPSGSGKTTILRLIAGFEWATRGEIKFNGLDIKDLPAHARDLSTIFQDYALFPHLNVEGNIKYGLMLKRKPKETIAPELYDLLKQKQAMWKERAKAEMAKLDVIQKTYLQEMSKFKPTSYQYKKRQKWLDESDFKYSYWEYYSNLQTEKFEKKYLTRKLTKQEINDEVAKIVHLVGLEGSEKKAISELSGGMKQRVALARSLVIEPAILLLDEPLSALDAKIRQKMQILLKDIQRKLGLTFIFVTHDQDEALELSDRVAIVRDGKIEQYDTPKAIYDYPINKWIANFIGDSNIFNGVFHADGTVTFLDNKTYKTIHEAREFSDGQEVDVLIRPEDIDVLDTNREQNDRLLGTILESSYRGSYYYLKIQLSSKHIIYVETAKNFAVGEKVYLSWTIDSIHLMHKDKKWDYTKDENHQTGE, encoded by the coding sequence ATGTCGCAGAAAATTAATTCGCAACACATTATTGAACTCAAAGGTGTTGTTAAAGAATTTGATGATAAATTAGTGCTTGACCATGTTGACTTAAAAATTAACCGTGGTGAATTTGTTACCTTGCTTGGACCTTCAGGTTCTGGTAAAACTACTATTCTTAGATTGATTGCGGGTTTTGAATGAGCAACTCGTGGTGAAATTAAATTTAACGGTTTAGACATTAAAGACCTACCAGCTCACGCTCGTGATCTTTCAACCATTTTCCAAGACTATGCACTTTTTCCTCACTTAAATGTTGAAGGAAACATTAAGTATGGTTTGATGCTCAAAAGAAAACCAAAAGAAACCATTGCTCCTGAACTTTATGATTTATTAAAACAAAAACAAGCAATGTGAAAAGAAAGAGCAAAAGCCGAAATGGCTAAGCTTGATGTCATTCAAAAAACATACTTGCAAGAGATGTCAAAGTTCAAGCCAACTAGCTACCAATACAAAAAACGTCAAAAATGACTTGACGAATCAGACTTTAAATATTCATACTGAGAATACTATTCAAACTTACAAACCGAAAAGTTTGAGAAAAAATACTTAACTAGAAAACTTACTAAGCAAGAAATTAACGATGAAGTGGCAAAAATTGTGCATTTAGTCGGTCTTGAAGGTAGCGAGAAAAAAGCCATCAGCGAACTTTCAGGTGGAATGAAACAAAGAGTTGCCCTTGCTCGTTCATTGGTTATCGAGCCTGCCATCTTGCTTTTAGACGAACCTCTTAGTGCACTTGATGCCAAAATTCGTCAAAAGATGCAAATTTTATTGAAAGATATCCAACGTAAACTTGGTCTTACTTTTATTTTTGTTACCCACGACCAAGACGAAGCCCTTGAACTTTCGGACAGAGTAGCAATCGTGCGTGATGGAAAAATTGAACAATATGACACACCAAAAGCAATTTATGACTACCCAATTAACAAGTGAATTGCAAACTTTATTGGTGATTCAAATATTTTCAATGGTGTTTTTCACGCTGACGGAACTGTAACTTTCCTTGATAATAAAACTTACAAAACTATTCACGAAGCGAGAGAATTTTCAGATGGACAAGAAGTTGATGTGTTGATTCGTCCGGAAGACATTGACGTTTTGGATACAAATCGTGAACAAAACGACCGCTTACTTGGTACTATTCTCGAATCTTCATACCGTGGTAGTTACTACTATTTAAAAATTCAATTATCATCAAAACACATAATTTATGTGGAAACTGCAAAAAACTTTGCAGTTGGCGAAAAAGTTTATTTAAGCTGAACAATCGATTCGATTCACCTAATGCACAAAGACAAAAAGTGAGATTACACTAAAGATGAAAACCACCAAACTGGTGAGTAA
- a CDS encoding type 2 periplasmic-binding domain-containing protein gives MSKWKSFTNFVKSKILTKTVGYSALGAVTAASLIGALSYKVSAPFKPSFYNYKQYISDEVRDVISKHFDFKEFDTLNQFTNAILTRKAVAGIGSDSQAVTLIQKGQLQKLNFHKLFPQLISEEETKDDNLVAQKLKSVYSESVWEHLQAYDKDLTVDDTGKKYDGPQRHLWQYFVPYFVQDMVVAYNPAKVLNRKNKGSVAYDANMDFKQIYEFDRKIISDLISTEQQNDPKWNGREFSLYSILKVLRANGFENMEATDAVRDNMVYGSAFKKDANNNYTDIYQTGEADNFSSQTSYSSFKQLIDQYKDLIESATGYSLQDPHINFIGSGGELVDKISDPTTAIDFGTIYNGDAFDAYFANDNHSNARDGQIRYLRPKNNLVLVDGFIIVNGINDEFTEKAYEVAKNSFINGIDDADWSDNSEDENPEDYLAYVNFDTVGYTPAYKQLINYVKENYFTGYIDPEAQEAEARAKGEEINPETSWVLHEGNKLTPEEWKQALEYESHYIQGLFDITSHYTIWMPGTTDPIHFPEKQTNEYTYTVKHSDIKPVSARTLTDIEAYWSQKIKK, from the coding sequence ATGAGTAAATGAAAGAGTTTTACGAATTTTGTCAAAAGCAAAATACTCACCAAAACAGTAGGTTATTCAGCTTTAGGTGCTGTTACTGCCGCTTCACTCATTGGCGCTCTTTCATACAAAGTAAGCGCTCCCTTTAAACCTAGTTTTTACAACTACAAACAATATATTTCTGACGAAGTAAGAGATGTTATTTCTAAACACTTTGACTTTAAAGAATTTGACACTTTGAATCAGTTCACTAACGCAATTTTAACTAGAAAAGCTGTGGCAGGAATTGGTTCAGACTCGCAAGCTGTGACTTTAATTCAAAAAGGTCAGTTACAAAAATTAAATTTCCATAAACTTTTCCCACAACTTATCAGTGAAGAAGAAACCAAAGACGATAATTTAGTAGCACAAAAACTCAAAAGCGTGTACAGCGAATCAGTGTGAGAACACTTACAAGCCTATGATAAAGACTTAACGGTCGATGACACTGGTAAAAAATATGATGGACCACAACGTCACTTGTGACAATACTTTGTACCGTATTTTGTACAAGATATGGTAGTAGCCTACAATCCTGCTAAAGTTTTAAATCGCAAAAACAAGGGTTCAGTTGCTTATGATGCTAATATGGACTTTAAGCAAATTTACGAATTTGACCGCAAAATTATCAGTGACTTAATTTCTACTGAACAGCAAAATGATCCTAAATGAAACGGGCGTGAGTTTTCACTTTATAGTATTCTCAAAGTTTTACGTGCAAATGGCTTTGAAAATATGGAAGCAACTGATGCGGTGCGTGACAATATGGTTTACGGATCTGCCTTTAAAAAAGATGCGAACAACAACTACACTGATATTTATCAAACTGGTGAAGCTGATAATTTTTCAAGTCAAACCTCATATTCATCATTTAAACAACTCATCGATCAGTACAAAGATTTAATTGAAAGTGCTACTGGTTATTCGCTCCAAGATCCACACATTAATTTCATTGGTAGTGGTGGTGAGTTAGTTGACAAAATTAGTGATCCAACTACAGCAATTGACTTTGGTACTATTTACAACGGCGATGCTTTTGATGCTTATTTTGCTAATGACAACCACTCAAATGCTCGTGATGGTCAAATTCGTTACTTGCGCCCTAAAAATAACTTAGTTCTTGTTGATGGTTTTATTATTGTTAACGGTATTAATGATGAATTCACCGAAAAGGCCTATGAAGTAGCAAAAAACAGCTTCATTAATGGCATTGATGACGCTGACTGGAGCGATAATAGCGAAGATGAAAATCCTGAAGATTATCTTGCTTACGTGAACTTTGACACAGTTGGTTATACGCCGGCTTACAAACAATTAATTAATTATGTCAAAGAAAATTATTTTACTGGTTATATTGATCCTGAGGCGCAAGAGGCAGAAGCACGGGCAAAAGGTGAAGAAATTAATCCAGAAACAAGTTGAGTTTTACACGAAGGCAACAAATTAACACCAGAAGAATGAAAGCAAGCTTTAGAATATGAATCACACTATATTCAAGGCTTATTTGACATTACAAGCCATTATACAATTTGAATGCCAGGTACCACCGACCCAATTCATTTTCCTGAAAAACAAACCAATGAGTACACTTATACTGTAAAACATTCAGACATTAAACCAGTTAGTGCACGAACTTTAACTGATATCGAAGCTTATTGAAGTCAAAAAATAAAAAAATAA
- a CDS encoding ABC transporter permease produces the protein MKTTKLVSKLALNRRLALLIPFAIIAIFFIILPIILILVNALTAHDDFDAWSLVKDNSTWVKIGRSLKIGILSSIICLFLGFPYAYLIARSKNPYLPIYGMSLIISPMIIFTIARIYAIRGFFLSIVADENTLNAEWFMVLALTYLNLPFMIMPLYSVFRDMPNNILEASEDLGYNKFQTLIKVVIPYSLKAIISGFGLIFLSSATNFVISDKLLPNKNQLQMIGSVINDFSVASNKFALARGSALVLIVSAIFIGAYALIQYLPKLISKFNKRGWKYE, from the coding sequence ATGAAAACCACCAAACTGGTGAGTAAACTCGCTTTAAATCGTCGTTTAGCTTTATTAATTCCTTTTGCCATTATTGCAATCTTTTTCATCATCTTGCCAATTATTTTAATTTTAGTTAATGCTCTTACTGCGCATGATGATTTTGATGCTTGGTCATTAGTTAAAGATAACTCAACCTGAGTAAAAATCGGACGTAGTTTAAAAATTGGAATTTTAAGTTCAATTATTTGCTTGTTCCTTGGTTTTCCTTATGCGTACTTAATTGCACGGAGCAAAAATCCTTACTTACCAATTTATGGAATGAGTTTGATTATTAGTCCAATGATCATTTTCACCATTGCTCGTATTTATGCAATTAGAGGCTTTTTCCTCTCAATAGTGGCTGACGAAAACACCTTGAATGCCGAATGATTTATGGTTTTGGCTTTAACTTACCTTAACTTACCATTTATGATTATGCCTTTATATTCAGTGTTTCGTGATATGCCTAACAACATTTTGGAAGCAAGTGAAGACTTAGGTTACAATAAATTTCAAACTTTAATTAAAGTAGTAATTCCCTACTCACTCAAAGCAATTATTAGTGGTTTTGGTTTAATTTTTCTTTCTTCAGCAACCAACTTTGTAATTAGTGACAAGTTGTTGCCAAATAAAAACCAACTCCAAATGATTGGTTCAGTGATTAATGATTTTTCAGTAGCGTCAAATAAATTTGCCTTGGCGCGTGGTAGTGCGCTTGTGCTTATTGTGTCGGCAATTTTCATTGGCGCCTACGCTTTGATTCAATACTTACCAAAGTTAATTTCAAAATTTAACAAGAGAGGATGAAAATATGAATAG